The following DNA comes from Terriglobia bacterium.
ACCAGGGGCTGCGGCTAATCGGTGCTCGCCTCGTAGCGAGGGATGCCGGTTCGGCACGCATAGTGGCGCGGCAGCTTGTGCCCAAGCGGCTGCTGCTCGCGGCATTTTCGATCGCTGCTGGCACGCTTTATGCGCTTTTCGGGCCTTTGCCCGTGCCGGCGCGCCCCTACGTGCTCTGTTTCGTTCTGGCAGTACTGCCCTACGCGTTTTCCCTGGACTGGCTGGCGTGGGGACTCAATCATTTGGGCTGGCTCGGTGGGTGGCGATCGGGCATCAGCTTGGCTTTCGCCCTGGGCGCCGTCGCCGGTATTCACTTTACCGGCAACGTATTTTCTTCCATTACCTTGGCCAATGCGCTGAGCGCCGTGCTGGGTGCAGCCTTCCTCTGGCCGGTGTGGCGCTTCTTCTGGGGTGACGCAAGTCGGCCCGCGCAGCCGCGATCCGCAAAATTGGACTCCGAGATTCTCAGCGAGCTGAGATGGGCCCCAATCATGACTCTGGGCATGGCGAGCATTCTGAACCTGATGTTCAAGAATTTCGACACCGTCATGTTAGGCGCGCTTTCCACGACTGCGGAGGTCGGCCGTTATAGTGCCGCGACCAAGGTTTTGTTTTTCGTTTTTAGCGGCTATTACCTGCTGATGCAGACCTTGTATCCGCAGTTGTCGCGTGTGGCAGATGACAGAATGCGATTTCTCGTCAAGCGCGCGCTGGTCAGTGTTGCCGCGATTGGCTTCGTGGTTGCCATTTTGACGGCAGCGCTCGCCCCCGTCATCCTGCGCATCATTTATGGTTCCGACCTGGGTTCAACCCGGTTATTGCGCATCTTGGCCATTTCCGTACCTTTCGATTTTTGTGTTTCGCTGCTGGGTACGGTGTTTGTGAGCCGTGGTTTTGACAAGCTGGTCCTCGCGACCGCCGGAATCTCTGCTGTCGGCAATATCCTCATGAACTGGTTCTTGATCCCGCGCATGCAAGCGGAGGGCGCCGCTTGGGCCACACTCGGCTCCTATGTCTTGTTCTTAGCCATATTCTTGGTGTTTTTGTTCCGTCTGCCAAAGCTGGAACACCTCAAGGCGCGGGGGAACGAGACTGAATCACTGGCGGTCGTGCCCTAAGCAATTCCGCCTACTGCAGATCGCACCCGGAAATTGATGACAATCACCAGCCTCGTACCGCGCTCGATCCGCCGATTGCCCTTGCTACGCCGGCTCTATTTCAATCTGTTCACGATGCGCTATGTTCGCGCCCTGCTATTCCCGCGCCCCAGCTACGCGCAAGCAGGCGAGGACACCAGGATTCGCGAACTGTTGAAGGATGTTCGTTTCTTCATCGATATCGGCAGCTATGACGGCATCACCGATTCCAACACGTTTTTGTTTGCCCTTCGTGGAGCCCACGGTATCTGCTTTGAACCCGTACGGGAGACCTTCATCAAATTGTCGGCGCTGTACCGTTTTAATCGGCGTGTCGAATGCAGGTGTTGCGGCATCTCGGATATCAAACGGCAGGGAACCATCTACCCCATGCAGGGTCTTTCCTGCATCCCTGAAACCGAAGATCCCGACCACAGCGTATGCCATCCCGTCCTCGCCCAACGCACCCGGTGTGAGCCAATCCAGTTGGTGACTTTTGCCGACGCCGTTGCCGGCCTCGACCTCCCTGACCCCATTGATTTGCTCAGCCTCGATGTCGAGGGCCACGAACTTAACGTCTTGCGCTCCATTCCATTCGAGCAGTTCCGGTTCCGCATGATTGTCGTCGAGACCCATCTTCGGCAACCGCTTACGAGTGGATTTCTGTGGCGGCATCGCGACCTGGATGCAATCAATGCCTTACTGAGGACTTGCGGCTATTACCCCGTTTCAGAGAGCTGGGCAAATACGCTTTATGCGCCTCGGTCAGAACCCGCTGACGTCGCTCGGGAGGAAACAGGTGCTGCCAACCACGCGCAGGAACACCCATTCGCCGAACCGCGAATGACAGTGCTTGACCCTCATAATGATTGTTGCGTTTGACGCCCGTTCGCTCGGTCCGGAAACGCGGCACTGGGGCGTCGGAGTAGTGATTGACAATATCCTCTCCCGGCTCAACGCCCGGTTCTCATTTGTCGGCATCACGCACCGGTTCCAGGGCGCGGCCGCGCAAGGTCTACGGACTTGGCCGAGGTTGCCCAAGACGAACGCTCTGTTTTTCGAAGCGAGCACGATCTTGGCCGGT
Coding sequences within:
- a CDS encoding FkbM family methyltransferase: MTITSLVPRSIRRLPLLRRLYFNLFTMRYVRALLFPRPSYAQAGEDTRIRELLKDVRFFIDIGSYDGITDSNTFLFALRGAHGICFEPVRETFIKLSALYRFNRRVECRCCGISDIKRQGTIYPMQGLSCIPETEDPDHSVCHPVLAQRTRCEPIQLVTFADAVAGLDLPDPIDLLSLDVEGHELNVLRSIPFEQFRFRMIVVETHLRQPLTSGFLWRHRDLDAINALLRTCGYYPVSESWANTLYAPRSEPADVAREETGAANHAQEHPFAEPRMTVLDPHNDCCV
- a CDS encoding polysaccharide biosynthesis C-terminal domain-containing protein; this encodes MPLRLVEEVTPKVKQTIRSLLRLSMGEAGSRVASFILYAYISRRLGVEVLGIVALAQTVASYVTLSTDQGLRLIGARLVARDAGSARIVARQLVPKRLLLAAFSIAAGTLYALFGPLPVPARPYVLCFVLAVLPYAFSLDWLAWGLNHLGWLGGWRSGISLAFALGAVAGIHFTGNVFSSITLANALSAVLGAAFLWPVWRFFWGDASRPAQPRSAKLDSEILSELRWAPIMTLGMASILNLMFKNFDTVMLGALSTTAEVGRYSAATKVLFFVFSGYYLLMQTLYPQLSRVADDRMRFLVKRALVSVAAIGFVVAILTAALAPVILRIIYGSDLGSTRLLRILAISVPFDFCVSLLGTVFVSRGFDKLVLATAGISAVGNILMNWFLIPRMQAEGAAWATLGSYVLFLAIFLVFLFRLPKLEHLKARGNETESLAVVP